TTTTGCCGAAGTTCGATTACCCTTAACGGAACATCAACTTACCTTTCTTGATTTGCCTGAAATTTATCGGGGCGAGCAGCCAACCATCCAGGACGGCCCCAATGTTACCATCTCTTCAACAGTAGCCGAGAAAACCCATGAATGGGTGGGACGTATTACAAGAGCTGAAGGCAGTTTTGACACCCGTACCCGCCAGCTGTTTATAATCGCTCAGATACGCAATCCCTATGGTCGTACTGATGATAACAAGCCACCCTTGAAGGTGGGATCTTTCGTAAAAGCTAAGATTCGCGGAGCTGTACTTGAGAATGTGTTTGTTGTTCCACGTCGTTTGTTGAGAGAAAATTCATTTCTCCTTACCGTGGACGGTAATGACAGCTTACGCCGTAAAACAGTAAATATTGTTTGGCAGAATGATTCTTCCATTATCGTGGACAAAGGATTAGAACCTGGAGACCGAATCTGTCTAACCGACGTTCCTTTTGCTCTTGAGGCCTTGCCTGTAGCCGTTACCGAGTTGGATAAACTTCCCTTTCAAGTTGAGAAGGTTGACGTCCAGGAAATCGTGGCTCGTCGAGCTGCTGCGGCACCTGCCGGTGGCGGCGGCGGTGGAGGCGGTGGTGGTAATGCCCTCGGTCAAATCATGGCAGCCATACCTGCCGACAAACCAATTCCTGCAGAACTAAAAGCCAAAATCGATGCAGTTACAGCCGGCGGCGATCGTTCTCAGATGAGACCTCTTATGGGGGAACTTCGTGCCTGGGCTGAAAAAGAAGGCATCAAATTGCCCGCTGGTGGTGGTGGTGGTGGCGGCGGACCGAGAGGTTAACCGAAATCCCCTTATTTTAATATCGAATAACCCTAAGGATCATGAACGGAATAATTGCCTGGTTTGCCCGCAATGGTGTTGCCGCCAATTTGCTGATGTTTGCTATTCTCGCCGGCGGTGTCTGGTCTGTTAGTAATAAAATCATTCTGCAAGAGTACCCGGAATTTCCGAGTCGAAGCATCAGTGTGTCCGTTTCCTATCGAGGCTCAACGCCTGGGGAAATCGAGCAAGCCATTGTGACTCGTCTGGAGGAAGCCCTTTATGATATCGAAGGTATTAAGGAGATGGATGCGCGCGCCAGCGCCAATTCCGGTTCCGTGTCTTTGGAAATTGAAGACGGTTATAACTTGAGTGAAAAACTGGATGAAGTAACGAACCGCGTTGCAACCATCCGTACATTTCCACCGGAAGCGGAGCGTCCCCAAGTCAGTTTAAGAACGCGTTCAGAGCGGGTCATCACCATGGTGTTGTCTGGTAACATGAGCGAGAAGGATCTCAAAATTCTCGGTGAACAAATCAGGGACGAGGTTTCCAATATTCCTGGTATCACCATGGCTGCGCTTAAAGCGACGCGGCCTTATGAAATAGCGATTGAGATTTCTGAGTCCACTCTCCGTCAATATGGACTGTCTTTTGATGATGTAACGCGGGCTATTCGTTCCTCTTCCGTTGATTTGTCAGCCGGCAGTGTAAAGACGGAAACCGGTCGTATATTACTTCGTACCAACCAGCAGGCTTACGATTACAAGGATTACTCAGCCATCACCTTGTTGACCAGGTCCGATGGGACCAAAATAA
This Verrucomicrobiota bacterium DNA region includes the following protein-coding sequences:
- a CDS encoding efflux RND transporter periplasmic adaptor subunit, which codes for MKILRILLPLVIFGGAGATAWWIISTKPEPRQRNFTPGATQVEVFVLKPGSYQVELETQGTVRARTESTLIPEVRGRILEIGANFREGAFFEEGDILLRIETSDYETELVVAEANLAQMEFALSEEQARADQAYQDWKRLNLSEEPGEMVLRTPQVKRAKANVSSAEARLNTAQKNLERTVIKAPYAGRILTKSVDVGQYISPGNQLAKIYAVDFAEVRLPLTEHQLTFLDLPEIYRGEQPTIQDGPNVTISSTVAEKTHEWVGRITRAEGSFDTRTRQLFIIAQIRNPYGRTDDNKPPLKVGSFVKAKIRGAVLENVFVVPRRLLRENSFLLTVDGNDSLRRKTVNIVWQNDSSIIVDKGLEPGDRICLTDVPFALEALPVAVTELDKLPFQVEKVDVQEIVARRAAAAPAGGGGGGGGGGNALGQIMAAIPADKPIPAELKAKIDAVTAGGDRSQMRPLMGELRAWAEKEGIKLPAGGGGGGGGPRG